The Prunus persica cultivar Lovell chromosome G8, Prunus_persica_NCBIv2, whole genome shotgun sequence genome includes a region encoding these proteins:
- the LOC18767485 gene encoding squalene monooxygenase: protein MVYQYVLGGVLVSLLGSVFFMIINSTLSGKKKAEDVSEDVNGNGFVRTQPANGGCLPEIEKSTDVVIVGAGVAGAALAYTLGKEGRRVHVIERDLSEPDRIVGELLQPGGYLKLIELGLEDCANESIDAQKVFGYALYKNGNDTKLSYPLENYSSDIAGRSFHNGRFIQRMRERVATLPNVTLEQGTVTTLLEEKGIVKGVMYKNKAGEEMRSYAPLTIVCDGCFSNLRRNLCTPKVDSPSCFVGLILENCDLPHANHGHVILGDPSPILFYPISSTEIRCLVDVPGTKVPSVANGDMAKYLKTVVAPQVPPQLLKAFIAAIEKGNIRTMQNKSMPATPLPTPGALLLGDSFNMRHPLTGGGMTVALSDIVLLRDLLRPLTDLNDAPALCEYLESFYTLRKPVSSTINTLAGALYKVFCASPDPARQEMRDACFDYLSLGGICSYGPVSLLSGLNPRPMHLFLHFFAVAVYGVGRLMIPFPTPQRMWLGTRLILGASGIIFPIIKGEGVRQMFFPATIPAYYRAPPAPLENKIKAF, encoded by the exons ATGGTTTACCAGTATGTTCTTGGTGGGGTCTTGGTTTCTCTGCTGGGCTCTGTTTTTTTCATGATCATAAACAGTACTCTGAGCGGAAAGAAGAAGGCCGAAGATGTTTCAGAGGATGTTAATGGAAATGGGTTTGTCCGGACTCAGCCGGCTAACGGTGGTTGCCTGCCGGAGATTGAGAAGAGTACGGACGTTGTCATTGTCGGCGCCGGAGTTGCTGGTGCTGCTCTTGCTTACACTCTTGGGAAG GAAGGACGCCGTGTACATGTGATTGAAAGAGACTTGAGTGAGCCAGACAGAATTGTTGGTGAACTATTGCAGCCTGGAGGCTATCTTAAATTGATTGAGTTGGGTCTTGAGG ATTGTGCAAATGAGTCCATTGATGCCCAGAAAGTGTTTGGTTATGCTCTTTACAAGAATGGGAATGACACCAAACTGTCTTATCCCTTGGAAAACTATTCTTCAGATATTGCCGGGAGAAGTTTCCACAACGGGCGTTTCATCCAGAGAATGCGTGAAAGAGTTGCAACTCTTCCAAA TGTGACTTTGGAACAAGGAACAGTGACAACCCTACTTGAAGAAAAGGGCATCGTCAAGGGTGTGATGTACAAGAACAAGGCTGGAGAGGAGATGAGATCATATGCTCCACTAACAATCGTATGTGATGGTTGCTTTTCAAATCTCCGCCGCAACCTCTGTACTCCAAAG GTTGATAGTCCTTCTTGCTTTGTTGGTTTGATATTGGAGAACTGTGACCTTCCTCATGCAAACCATGGACATGTGATCTTGGGAGACCCTTCACCCATCTTGTTTTACCCTATCAGTAGCACAGAGATTCGTTGTTTGGTCGATGTACCTGGCACAAAAGTACCTTCAGTAGCTAATGGTGATATGGCCAAGTACTTGAAAACTGTGGTGGCTCCTCAG GTTCCCCCTCAGCTCTTAAAGGCTTTTATAGCAGCAATTGAGAAAGGAAACATCAGAACCATGCAAAACAAGAGCATGCCTGCCACTCCTCTTCCCACTCCTGGTGCACTTTTATTGGGGGATTCATTCAACATGAGACATCCTTTAACCGGAGGAGGAATGACTGTGGCTCTTTCAGACATTGTTCTTCTAAGGGATCTTCTCAGACCCCTAACCGATCTCAATGATGCACCTGCTTTGTGCGAATATCTCGAATCATTCTACACACTGCGCAAG CCTGTGTCATCTACCATAAACACATTGGCCGGTGCCTTGTACAAGGTGTTTTGTGCGTCACCTGACCCAGCAAGACAAGAAATGCGAGATGCATGTTTTGACTATTTGAGCCTGGGAGGCATCTGCTCGTATGGACCTGTATCTCTGCTCTCTGGTCTTAACCCTCGTCCGATGCACTTGTTTCTCCATTTCTTTGCCGTGGCTGTCTATGGAGTCGGCCGCCTAATGATTCCATTCCCTACCCCGCAACGCATGTGGCTCGGGACTAGATTGATCTTG GGTGCGTCAGGAATCATATTCCCCATCATTAAGGGTGAAGGAGTTCGACAAATGTTCTTCCCTGCAACAATCCCAGCATACTACAGAGCTCCTCCTGCTCCTCTAGAAAACAAGATAAAAGcattttga